The Salvia miltiorrhiza cultivar Shanhuang (shh) chromosome 2, IMPLAD_Smil_shh, whole genome shotgun sequence DNA window CCCTCGCAGTTATGGGCCGAGCCACTCGAGCGTCAATTAAACTAACAATTCACTACTATAGCCCAATTCCCAAAACACATTATTTTCGAACTGTATACTGATTCAGAAGGTACAGATGAGTTGAAATTTGCAAAAGTAGTCATTATTCAACTTGATCAATCAATCAAACACCCAAGAATCCCAAAAGCTAATTTGTGCGCTCGAGTCGCTTGATGTTCTGGATTTGCATACCAGGATTGAGTCCCTTGGGGCAAGCTTTAGCACAATTCAAGATTGTATGGCACCGATACAGCTTGAACTCATCATTAATCGCATCCAGCCGCTCTTTTGTGTATTCATCTCGACTGTCCATTATCCATCTGCACAACCATCATCACCAACCATATAAATCACCACACAAATGGCTGAATTACTACTAGTCAAATTATTTAAAATCTAAGTATACACTACTGTTGAAGTTGCACATATGCTAAGTTAATTTAGCTACACAGAAACTTGTGGGAGCTATACTGCAATTGGAAACATTTGCAAGGATGTCCTTTACCATTACTAGGaagtttacaagtttatgagaGGTAAGAAGGTCTAGAGTAAGTCCATGTAGCTTATTAGGTAGGACAAGGGAAATGATAATGTCAGTCTAATAACATGTAGTTTATTAGGTACCACTAATAAGCTACATGTTAAATTAGGAtcccattaattttttttagaaaaacatGTAAGCTCCAAACATCATAGTTTGGGAGCAAGAGCAGATAAGACATCTCTTAAAAATGGTTGCCGAACACTAACAAAGAGTGTCGATCTCCCAGAGACACCTTCGTGCTCAGTCCTTGCCACAATTGTACGTATTAGTTTCTATTAACCACAGAATCAGTTACAAGTGAAATGAAGTACAATTGAGTTCATACCCTCGAGGTCATCTTAGTTTCTATatcataaatttttttatcgTCTTTAGCTTTAGATTTTAGTTCATTTTCCGGAATTCCTATGTCCTCCTAGAAGATGTCTAAGCTAGTAACAGCATCATACACTGTATCAACAAAGTGGTCATGTTTTGCTCATGGCAACATGTCACAGCATGAAAAGTGCAACAACCTTGGATTTATTGCAGCATCAGAAACATTgcaattttcttctttttatttttattgtgtaGGGACTTATAAGTAGTTTAAAATAGTTACAAGCTCACCCTTCTCTTAATCACTCTGCAGTCAAGTTCTACATAGACACAAGAAGCTCATTTCAAGCATGAAGCATGATATGTGTAATCTCAATGATGAAAAAAGATAGATACCGGTTGAAGGAACATGTAATATCAAGAGCTCCCGACGCTCTAAACAATAGTCAAAGCATTTAATAACTACATAAGCTATTTTTAACGGGAACAAGCTCATGGATCCTGGGATTCCACAAAAAAGACTTCAACAAGCTTTTAGGACATCTTTCAACTGCACCTAAACTTATAAGTAGTTTAAAATAGTTACAAGCTCACCCTTCTCTTAATCACTCTGCAGTCAAGTTCTACATAGACACAAGAAGCTCATTTCAAGCATGAAGCATGATATGTGTAATCTCAATGATGAAAAAAGATAGATACCGGTTGAAGGAACATGTAATATCAAGAGCTCCCGACGCTCTAAACAATAGTCAAAGCATTTAATAACTACATAAGCTATTTTTAACGGGAACAAGCTCATGGATCCTGGGATTCCACAAAAAAGACTTCAACAAGCTTTTAGGACATCTTTCAACAGCACCTAAACCCTTAACTATGACCTTAGCCAAGAGAGTAAGTATATACATGCAGCAGATTCAAATTTACAGCAGCAATTTGAAGCCAACGCAACAGGACTGAGGCGATCAAGATCAACGATGATGAAACTAATCAGATTAGATCACATCTTACACTAAAGGGATGAAATTAAACAATGAATCAGGACGCATGCTCTGCATCACTTTTCTTCAATAAACAACTAACCAAATCACATATTTCACCAAAATATGGGTGCTCGTACCAATCTAACTTTCAAACTATTGAAACATGGCTAAGAGATACTCAATATTCAtagtaaaaattattaaatgatCAAATCCTTATCCATATTTCACATGAATCATCACATTCAGCACATACCACAAAATCTCAAAACAGCAACACGAGATTAGGCAACAAACGAGGTACCTGTTGGCATGAAGAAGAGCGGCGGGGCCCAAGTAAGACTCCGGATTCCACCAGTAGCTGGGGCAGGATGTGCTACAGCAGGCGCACAGAATGCACTCGTACATCCCATCCAGCTTCTTCCGATCCTCCTTGGTCTGCAGATTCTCCTTCCCCGGATTCTCCGGCGGGCTCTTCCTCTTGAGCCACGGCTCAATCGACTTGTACTGGTTGTAAAAGTTGGTCATATCAACCACCAAATCCTTAATGACGAACATGTGCGGCAGCGGCGTGATCATCGTGGGTCCGCCGGAGGTTATCTTGGTCAGACAAGCGAGGCCGTTCCGGCCGTCGATGTTCATCGCGCACGAGCCGCAGATCCCCTCACGGCAGGAGCGGCGGAAGGTTAGGGTTGGATCGACTTCGTTCTTAATCTTAATTAGCGCGTCGAGGACCATGGGGCCGCACTCCTTGAGGTCAATCTCGTAGTTCTGGAGGTCCGGCTTCTGCGGCGTATCCGGATTCCATCGGTAGATTTGGAAGGTTTTGGGAGTGGAGCTCGGCTTCGCCTGCGGATCCAACTGCTGCGCCGCCGCCTCGGATGCGTGTTCCCTGTAAATGAGAGCTCTGGCCGCCGGTGATAGGGCCGGAACCCTTGTTATCGCTCGTCGGACAAATCCAGTCGCCATTGATCGGAAGAGAGAGAATCCCGAGCCTTTAGAGAGAAAAGGAGACTgtaaaaatgaagaagaaaatgcaaCAATAAGATGATGAGTATTTATTGGGGCGCGTGTGAGCAGTAGGCCTCGCCACTATGGGTTGCTGTAGTGACGGAAATGGGTCTGGGTCTGGGAGGCCCTTTCTTAAATTCATTTATCTTGTTTGATTTGTAAAGTTATAAGTAATCAATTTTTTATATCTCATGATAATGATATTGAAATTTtaacataatataataaaaaggaTAATGGTAATGGGGTTCGAACCCTTATATAAATTCGTTCAACCTTCGATAAAATCATTTGTACGAATGTTTCACGTTCAACGaaaattactgacatgttcaatgtt harbors:
- the LOC131008730 gene encoding succinate dehydrogenase [ubiquinone] iron-sulfur subunit 2, mitochondrial encodes the protein MATGFVRRAITRVPALSPAARALIYREHASEAAAQQLDPQAKPSSTPKTFQIYRWNPDTPQKPDLQNYEIDLKECGPMVLDALIKIKNEVDPTLTFRRSCREGICGSCAMNIDGRNGLACLTKITSGGPTMITPLPHMFVIKDLVVDMTNFYNQYKSIEPWLKRKSPPENPGKENLQTKEDRKKLDGMYECILCACCSTSCPSYWWNPESYLGPAALLHANRWIMDSRDEYTKERLDAINDEFKLYRCHTILNCAKACPKGLNPGMQIQNIKRLERTN